From the genome of Gemmatimonadaceae bacterium:
AGCGCGCCGCCGGTGACGTACAACAAGCAGCCGATCTGCGCGGTCCTCGCGGGCAATCTGTACAACGACGACAAGATCCTGTCCGTGGCGCATCAGTATCAGATCCACACCGAGTGGCATCTGAAACATCCATCGCTCTGAGCACGTTCGAAAACTCATGGCACACAGCGGACCGATTTACCAAGGCGAGCCGCCGCAGCAACAGCAGCAGCGAGCGACGTACACGAATCGTTCGGTGTCGGTGGCGAAGGCGGGTGCGAGCTTCGGCTCGGCGCTCGCCATCGCCATCTCATGGGATGCGCATCACTCGCTCATCTGGGCGATCATCGATGGGTTTCTCTCGTGGGTATACGTACTCTATTTCGCGATTACTCGGTGAAAGTGCGCGTTAGACGGCGCTGACCCGAACGGCGCTGACCCGAACGGCGCTGACCCGAACCGCGCCGTTCGGGTTGGCGCCGTTCGTGTCTCAAGGCCCACTTTCTGCCCACTCGCCGCCCAATGCCCCGCCGTTCCTCTGTCCGCGCTCTCAAACACCCCAACTTCGCCCTCTACTTCGCCGGCAACCTGCTGTCGAACTGTGGGACGTGGTTTCAGAACATCGCCCTGGCGTTGCTGGTCTATCGCCTCACCAAGTCGTCGTTCTGGGTCGGCGCCGTCAACTTCGCGCAATTCATCGGCGTCGTCGTGCTCGCGCCGTGGGCCGGCACTGCCGCCGATCGATTCAACCGCCGTTGGCTCATCATCGCGACGCAAGTCGGTGCCACACTCGTCAGCGCCGCACTCGCATGGGTCGTCGCGATCAAGCTCGGATCACTGCCCATCGTGCTCGGGCTCGCACTGCTGCTCGGCGCAACCACGGCGTTCTCGACGCCCGCGCTGCAGGCGATCGTGCCCGCGCTCGTGCCGCGCGACGATCTCGGCGCCGCAATCGCCATGAACTCCGTAACGTTCAACCTCGCGCGCGCGGTCGGACCCGTTGCCGGCGCGTTCGTCGTCGCGCGGCTCGGCATTCCGTGGGCGATCGCGCTCAACGCGGGATCCTATCTCATCTTCGCCGCGGCGATTCTCGTCATTCACGTCGAACACGAGCCCGAGCGCCACGCCGCGCGCGCGCGACTTCGCGACAGCTTCGAGATTCTGCGCCGCGATTCATCACTCGGCGTCCTCTTGCTGATCGTTGCCGCCGTGTCGCTCACGATGGATCCCGTGAGCACGCTCACGCCCCAATTCGCGACGCAGTTCTTTCACCGCCCTGACACGTTCGCCGGCGCGCTCATCGGCGCGTTCGGCGCGGGTGCGGTGCTCGGCTCGGTGATTCCGCTGCACGATACCGATCGTCCCGGACGGCGCATCGCCATCATGCTCGTCATCTTCTCGGCCGGGATGATCGGCTTCGCGCTGCTGCCCGCGCTCGGCGCGGCGTTCGCGACGCTCGCCATCGGCGGATTCGGCTACCTGCTCGGCCAGACGAGCGCGACGACGCAACTTCAGCTGCGCGTCTCGGACAAGGAACGCGGGCGCATCATGGCGCTGTGGAGCGTCGCGTTCCTCGGTACGCGCCCCATCGCGGCGCTGATCGACGGCGGGCTCGCGGCACTCTTCGGCGCGCGCATCGCCGTGCTCGTTCTCGCCATACCGTCGATCGTCGCCGCCGGCTTCGCGCTGCGGATCAGGGAAAAGGTCGCGGCCTAGGCTGCGGCCATGGCCACGGCCACGGACCGCGGCGTCCGGCCAACGCGCGCACGGCCATCTCACGCGTTTCGGTATCCTTTGAATCGAGCAAGTCCTTGAACACGTCGCTCGAGCGATCGCCC
Proteins encoded in this window:
- a CDS encoding MFS transporter, whose translation is MPRRSSVRALKHPNFALYFAGNLLSNCGTWFQNIALALLVYRLTKSSFWVGAVNFAQFIGVVVLAPWAGTAADRFNRRWLIIATQVGATLVSAALAWVVAIKLGSLPIVLGLALLLGATTAFSTPALQAIVPALVPRDDLGAAIAMNSVTFNLARAVGPVAGAFVVARLGIPWAIALNAGSYLIFAAAILVIHVEHEPERHAARARLRDSFEILRRDSSLGVLLLIVAAVSLTMDPVSTLTPQFATQFFHRPDTFAGALIGAFGAGAVLGSVIPLHDTDRPGRRIAIMLVIFSAGMIGFALLPALGAAFATLAIGGFGYLLGQTSATTQLQLRVSDKERGRIMALWSVAFLGTRPIAALIDGGLAALFGARIAVLVLAIPSIVAAGFALRIREKVAA